One window of the Longimicrobium sp. genome contains the following:
- a CDS encoding patatin-like phospholipase family protein, which yields MPQYRILSMDGGYGWNTATLLQMVNNRLPQGQRTSDLLDHVDLFTGVSAGGMNSLFFASKDHPTEALAEITQFWQQVNQSALRGLLPSNFLAGVAPEQVLQGDPRAVQQLLSNVQQAVPELSPQALATFNPFDPTNIYKMMGAFWNLWGAAVHLGMAAVGATSLFSSNDLRQFFIGYFGADMKLGDLKKKVSITAFQLDNGEPGPLRSWKPKVYHNFPRQVGTEPDLDELVVDVALRTAAAPVEEPIYQGMSGTGPGFVDGGVVANNPAMIGLAQALAAGVPLEDILLFSVSTGRNLVTDTEFLAPTFAGGVAPWGYGKWLFDPAKPLALIEMLLEASTDAVVFQTELLLGTERAHRLSPPLQYFNVPNDPLTTALIDASVSFLETSGWLTADHLPLTSLRISAKPVSVVQELRTLRTQVPPGTAAPVTAVPGVDASTPTLGSPAPTPGLVAPAPGSLAPTPGSVAPAPGSLAPAPGSPSPAPGTPAPTPGSPPVRTPDDPISEVQ from the coding sequence ATGCCACAGTATCGCATTCTCTCGATGGACGGCGGCTACGGCTGGAACACCGCCACCCTGCTGCAGATGGTCAACAACCGCCTTCCGCAGGGCCAGCGAACGAGCGACCTGCTGGACCACGTGGACCTGTTCACCGGCGTTTCCGCCGGCGGAATGAACTCGCTGTTCTTTGCCAGCAAGGACCACCCCACCGAGGCGCTGGCCGAGATCACCCAGTTCTGGCAGCAGGTGAACCAGAGCGCCCTGCGCGGGCTGCTTCCGTCCAACTTCCTTGCCGGCGTGGCGCCCGAGCAGGTGCTGCAGGGGGACCCGCGGGCCGTCCAGCAGCTGTTGTCCAACGTGCAGCAGGCCGTTCCCGAGCTGTCGCCCCAGGCACTCGCGACGTTCAATCCGTTCGACCCCACCAACATCTACAAGATGATGGGCGCCTTCTGGAACCTGTGGGGCGCGGCGGTGCACCTGGGGATGGCCGCCGTCGGCGCGACCTCGCTCTTCAGCAGCAACGACCTGCGCCAGTTCTTCATCGGCTACTTCGGCGCCGACATGAAGCTGGGTGACCTGAAGAAGAAGGTGTCGATCACCGCCTTTCAGCTCGACAACGGCGAGCCGGGCCCGCTGCGGTCCTGGAAGCCCAAGGTGTACCACAACTTCCCGCGCCAGGTAGGAACCGAGCCGGACCTGGACGAGCTGGTGGTGGACGTGGCGCTGCGCACCGCCGCGGCCCCCGTCGAGGAGCCGATCTACCAGGGAATGTCGGGGACCGGCCCCGGCTTCGTGGACGGGGGCGTGGTCGCCAACAACCCGGCCATGATCGGGCTGGCGCAGGCGCTGGCCGCGGGGGTGCCGCTGGAAGACATCCTGCTCTTTTCGGTGAGCACCGGCCGCAACCTGGTCACCGACACCGAGTTCCTGGCCCCCACCTTCGCCGGCGGGGTGGCGCCGTGGGGCTACGGCAAGTGGCTGTTCGATCCCGCCAAGCCGCTCGCGCTGATCGAGATGCTGCTGGAGGCCAGCACCGACGCGGTGGTGTTCCAGACCGAGCTGCTCCTGGGAACGGAGCGCGCACACCGCCTGAGCCCCCCGCTCCAGTACTTCAACGTTCCCAACGATCCGCTCACCACCGCGCTGATCGACGCATCGGTTTCCTTCCTGGAGACCTCCGGCTGGCTGACGGCGGACCACCTGCCGCTCACCTCCCTGCGCATCAGCGCGAAGCCCGTGTCGGTCGTGCAGGAGCTGCGGACGCTGCGCACCCAGGTTCCGCCGGGGACGGCCGCGCCCGTGACGGCCGTGCCCGGTGTGGATGCCTCCACGCCGACGCTCGGCTCGCCCGCGCCGACTCCCGGCTTGGTTGCGCCGGCTCCCGGTTCGCTTGCGCCGACTCCCGGCTCGGTTGCGCCGGCTCCCGGCTCGCTTGCGCCTGCTCCCGGCTCGCCCTCGCCGGC